One genomic region from Osmerus eperlanus chromosome 6, fOsmEpe2.1, whole genome shotgun sequence encodes:
- the dync2li1 gene encoding cytoplasmic dynein 2 light intermediate chain 1: protein MPKISDTLWDLAAAEVYSRETGSAEEDGKDERTLFNERTVFFMGNKAGGKTSILLRCLERDEAPKPTLALEYTFGRRARGHNTPKDIVHLWELGGGTSLSELVQIPITANNVRALSVVLVLDLSKPNSMWGTMEKLLQATRAQVEKACSQPHRTGESQASSKHQALNNPPRVLPKDHPDRELIDPFPMPLLIVGTKFDIFQDFDSEKRKAICKTLRFIAHYYGASLIFTSSKSESLMSKTKSFFTHLAFGAERSKSVSCDTSKPLIVPVGMDSLGQIGSPPTPNVDIGSLHARNPLDLWKKVFERIFPPESNSDHKELKDPARDPQYSEPQIDAMRIQKDQELEQYKRNASNSWKGLQLDS from the exons ATGCCAAAGATAAG TGACACGCTGTGGGATTTGGCAGCCGCAGAAGTTTATAGTCGGGAGACTGGGTCGGCAGAGGAGGATGGCAAGGACGAGAGGACACTTTTCAACGAGAGGACAGTTTTCTTTATGGGAAATAAGGCCGGG GGTAAAACCTCGATCTTACTGAGATGCCTTGAACG GGATGAAGCTCCGAAACCCACGCTAGCTCTCGAGTACACTTTTGGCAGACGGGCGCGAGGACACAACACA CCTAAAGACATTGTCCACCTCTGGGAGCTGGGTGGAGGTACTTCCCTATCAGAGCTGGTTCAGATTCCCATCACGGCTAACAATGTCAG GGCTTTGTCAGTGGTCCTGGTCCTTGACCTGTCCAAACCCAACTCCATGTGGGGAACCATGGAGAAGCTGCTGCAAGCGACTCGTGCCCAGGTAGAGAAAGCCTGCTCCCAgccacacaggacaggagagtCCCAGGCTAGCTCCAAGCATCAGGCCCTGAACAATCCCCCGCGAGTCCTCCCTAAAGACCACCCT GACAGGGAGTTGATTGACCCATTCCCAATGCCACTGTTGATAGTTGGCACCAAGTTTGATATCTTTCAG GACTTTGACTCTGAGAAGAGGAAGGCGATCTGCAAGACCCTAAGGTTTATCGCTCACTACTACGGAGCATCTCTCATA TTCACCAGCAGCAAGTCAGAGAGCCTGATGTCTAAAACCAAGAGTTTCTTCACACACCTTGCTTTTGGAGCTGAGAGAAG CAAGTCAGTGTCATGTGACACCAGTAAGCCCTTGATCGTCCCTGTTGGAATGGATTCTCTCGGCCAGATAG GATCACCCCCTACGCCAAATGTGGATATTGGGTCCCTTCATGCCAGAaaccctctggatctgtggaagAAGGTGTTTGAGCGAATTTTCCCACCTGAG AGCAACAGTGACCATAAGGAGCTGAAGGATCCAGCCAGGGACCCCCAGTACAGTGAACCCCAGATAGATGCCATGAGGATCCAGAAAGATCAG GAACTGGAGCAGTACAAGAGGAACGCCTCAAATTCCTGGAAGGGATTACAGCTGGACTCCTAA
- the LOC134022594 gene encoding zinc finger protein 570-like: MAKMQLLRVIVKERLAAAADEIFGMVEKTIAEYQHEVACSRRDYDNQRRTLESSREMYLHRSDPQSLTVPTSEKEHPEQRHCEKSPGRQDLKQELPDLLAIKKEEEVSLWSCQREAQLQRQQDVNAESGHDEDQAHSSHVNVGGEEHNKLSQPSSCTAELIKPNFREAPQENESTPETLFVISPAFSVVQSQKVKRADEKKPYICTVCGKCFSHTAYKRKHMRVHTGEKPYGCKECGKRFIEAGNMNTHMRIHTGEKPFPCIVCGKWFRYRSGVNKHMKIHTGQKGYACKVCGRAFTESGNLTTHMRTHTQENPYPCSICGRNFRHKSSVKIHMNTHMKDVVSGHLDTT; the protein is encoded by the exons ATGGCCAAAATGCAATTGCTCAGAGTGATTGTGAAAGAGCGGCTTGCAGCGGCAGCTGATGAGATATTCGGTATGGTTGAAAAAACAATAGCAGAATACCAACACGAAGTTGCTTGTTCAAGAAGAGATTATGATAACCAACGGCGAACCCTGGAAAGTAGTCGCGAGATGTATTTACATAGATCGG ACCCACAGTCGCTCACAGTTCCTACATCAGAGAAGGAACACCCTGAGCAACGGCACTGTGAGAAGAGCCCCGGACGTCAAGACCTAAAACAGGAGCTCCCAGATCTCTTAGCGATTAAAAAGGAGGAAGAAGTGTCACTCTGGAGCTGCCAGAGAGAAGCTCAGCTTCAAAGACAGCAGGATGTCAATGCAGAAAGTGGCCATGATGAAGACCAAGCTCATTCTTCACATGTTAATGTGGGAGGTGAAGAACACAACAAACTCTCTCAACCCAGTAGTTGCACAGCTGAGCTGATTAAACCAAACTTTAGAGAGGCACCCCAGGAAAACGAGTCGACCCCTGAGACACTCTTTGTAATAAGTCCTGCCTTTTCTGTAGTTCAGAGTCAAAAAGTTAAACGTGCTGATGAGAAGAAGCCATATATTTGTACTGTTTGTGGTAAATGTTTTAGCCACACAGCTTATAAGAGAAAACACATGCGGGTTCATACTGGTGAGAAACCTTATGGCTGCAAAGAATGTGGCAAAAGATTTATCGAGGCTGGAAATATGAATACTCATATGAGGATTCATACAGGGGAGAAACCATTTCCATGTATCGTATGCGGGAAGTGGTTTCGTTATAGGTCTGGCGTGAACAAGCACATGAAGATACATACTGGACAAAAAGGATATGCCTGTAAAGTTTGTGGTAGAGCTTTTACGGAGTCTGGAAATCTGACAACTCACATGAGGacccacacacaggagaacccGTATCCATGTTCTATATGTGGGAGGAACTTTCGACATAAGTCTAGTGTGAAAATACACATGAACACTCACATGAAAGATGTAGTTAGTGGCCACTTGGACACCACGTAA
- the LOC134022593 gene encoding zinc finger protein 37-like: protein MAQMQLLRMIVKERLAAAADEIFGVVEKTIAEYQHEVACSRRDYDNLRRMLESSRDSINYFHRSDPQPRTVPAISEKVHPEQHRDDKSPVPQDLNKELQDLVVIKQEEEEVSLWSCQREAQLQRQQDVNAESGHDEDQAHSSHVNVGGEEHRYKLSQPSSCTAEQMKPNFGEAPQENESTRETLFVISPAFSAVQSQKVESVDEKKPYICTVCGKCFSHTANMRNHMRVHTGEKPYSCKECGKRFIEAGNRNTHMRIHTGEKPFPCIVCGKWFRHRSGVNMHMKIHTGDKVYACKVCGKTFTESGNLTTHMRIHTQENPYPCTICGRTFRHKSSMKIHMNTHMKDVVSGHLDTKVDTR from the exons ATGGCTCAAATGCAATTGCTTAGAATGATTGTGAAAGAGCGGCTTGCAGCGGCAGCTGATGAGATATTCGGTGTGGTTGAAAAAACAATAGCAGAATACCAACACGAAGTTGCCTGTTCAAGAAGAGATTATGATAACCTACGGCGAATGCTGGAAAGCAGTCGCGACTCCATTAACTATTTTCATAGATCTG ATCCCCAGCCGCGCACAGTTCCTGCTATCTCTGAGAAGGTACACCCTGAGCAGCATCGAGATGACAAGAGCCCCGTACCTCAAGACCTAAACAAGGAGCTCCAAGATCTCGTAGTGattaaacaggaagaggaagaagtgtCACTCTGGAGCTGCCAGAGAGAAGCTCAGCTTCAAAGACAGCAGGATGTCAATGCAGAAAGTGGCCATGATGAAGACCAAGCTCATTCTTCACATGTTAATGTGGGAGGTGAAGAACACAGATACAAACTATCTCAGCCCAGTAGCTGCACAGCTGAGCAGATGAAACCAAACTTTGGAGAGGCACCCCAGGAAAACGAATCGACCCGTGAGACGCTCTTTGTAATAAGTCCTGCCTTTTCTGCAGTTCAGAGTCAAAAAGTTGAAAGTGTTGATGAGAAGAAGCCATATATTTGTACTGTTTGTGGTAAATGTTTTAGCCACACAGCTAACATGAGAAACCACATGCGGGTTCATACTGGTGAGAAACCTTATAGCTGCAAAGAATGTGGCAAAAGATTTATCGAGGCGGGAAATCGGAATACTCATATGAGGATTCATACAGGGGAGAAACCATTTCCATGTATTGTATGCGGGAAGTGGTTTCGTCATAGGTCTGGCGTGAACATGCATATGAAGATTCACACTGGTGATAAAGTATATGCTTGTAAAGTATGTGGCAAAACTTTTACAGAGTCTGGAAATCTGACAACTCACATGAGGatccacacacaggagaacccGTATCCATGTACTATATGTGGGAGGACCTTTCGACATAAGTCTAGTATGAAAATACACATGAACACTCACATGAAAGATGTCGTTAGTGGCCACTTAGACACCAAAGTTGACACCAGATAA